A window of Microcystis aeruginosa FD4 contains these coding sequences:
- a CDS encoding pantothenate kinase has protein sequence MTEQDTDWIGLMIGNSRLHWGYFRGQTLLACLDTPHLTEPLSDEFLQQIFPKLLTNKCNCELVVASVVPSQRELWANYGNLRIITLKDIPLLDLYPTFGIDRALAVLGAGKKYGFPCLVIDAGTALTFTGVDGDKKLVGGAILPGLKVQLASLRERTATLPEVSLLERLPQMWAKETAEGIRSGIIYTILAGIEKFSLEWLNLYPESGIILTGGDGDLMRDYWQENAIKSLLVDRTIIFEGIAAVKGISSCLIDKGEPI, from the coding sequence ATGACTGAGCAAGATACTGACTGGATAGGGTTGATGATCGGCAATTCTCGGCTACATTGGGGGTATTTTCGCGGTCAAACCCTGTTAGCTTGTCTCGATACTCCCCACCTGACCGAACCCCTAAGTGATGAATTTTTGCAACAAATTTTCCCTAAACTCTTGACAAATAAATGCAACTGTGAATTGGTTGTCGCTTCTGTGGTTCCTAGCCAAAGAGAATTATGGGCAAATTATGGCAATTTACGGATAATTACTCTGAAAGATATTCCTTTACTGGATTTATATCCGACATTCGGCATCGATCGAGCTTTAGCTGTCTTAGGTGCGGGAAAAAAATACGGATTTCCCTGTTTAGTCATCGATGCGGGAACAGCTTTAACTTTTACGGGGGTGGATGGGGATAAAAAGCTAGTGGGGGGGGCAATTTTACCCGGGTTAAAGGTGCAATTAGCCAGTTTAAGGGAACGGACGGCAACCTTACCAGAGGTGTCTTTACTGGAAAGATTACCTCAGATGTGGGCAAAAGAAACAGCAGAAGGGATAAGAAGTGGGATAATTTATACAATTTTGGCGGGAATAGAAAAATTCAGTCTGGAATGGTTAAATTTATATCCAGAGAGCGGGATAATTTTAACGGGGGGAGATGGGGACTTAATGAGGGATTACTGGCAAGAAAACGCCATTAAATCACTCCTAGTGGATAGGACGATAATTTTTGAAGGAATTGCCGCAGTTAAGGGAATCTCCTCCTGTTTAATTGACAAAGGTGAACCTATCTAG
- a CDS encoding M16 family metallopeptidase, which produces MIKSIAQCQTSSFPAQVWQLDHGLTVIHQYLPVTPVVVVDVWVKAGAIAEPDPWLGMAHFLEHMIFKGTKKLPPGLFDYLIENCGGMTNAATSHDYAHFYLTTSVDQIEHTLPHLAEILLHAEIDDEEFYREKDVVLEELRACYDDPDWIAYQTLCGSIYQNHPYGRSILGDQPCLEQLTPNQMRCFHRTYYQPENMCVAIIGGIEPQPALEIIRQSFREFPVPSESPPHLVAAEPPMIEIRRSQVYLPHLEHSRLLMGWTGPGCDRLEDAFGLDLISVILAGGRCSRLVRQLREEAQIVLDINSNFSLQRDSSLFTIGACLSSSQTAAIEAIICEHLQHLHDHPVPPAELHRTQQILANDYIFSTETPGQLAGLYGYYQTLRAADLATIYPQVIQSLQPSDLQRLARQYLSPERYAITIMQPCE; this is translated from the coding sequence TTGATCAAGTCGATAGCGCAGTGTCAAACAAGTTCTTTTCCCGCTCAGGTATGGCAATTAGATCACGGCTTAACCGTAATTCATCAGTATTTACCCGTGACTCCTGTGGTGGTGGTGGATGTGTGGGTGAAAGCAGGTGCGATCGCTGAACCCGACCCATGGTTAGGTATGGCCCATTTTCTCGAACACATGATCTTTAAGGGGACGAAAAAACTTCCCCCCGGACTCTTTGACTATTTAATCGAAAATTGTGGCGGAATGACCAACGCTGCCACCAGTCACGATTACGCGCACTTCTATCTCACCACCAGTGTGGATCAAATTGAACATACCTTACCCCATCTGGCCGAAATTCTCCTCCATGCTGAGATTGACGATGAGGAATTCTATCGGGAAAAAGATGTAGTCTTAGAAGAATTACGGGCCTGTTATGATGATCCCGATTGGATTGCCTACCAAACCCTCTGCGGAAGTATCTACCAAAACCATCCCTACGGACGCTCTATTCTAGGCGATCAACCCTGTTTAGAGCAATTAACCCCCAATCAAATGCGCTGTTTCCATCGCACCTATTATCAACCGGAAAATATGTGTGTGGCGATTATTGGGGGAATTGAACCCCAACCAGCTTTAGAAATTATCCGGCAATCTTTTCGGGAATTTCCCGTCCCCTCGGAATCCCCTCCCCATCTAGTGGCTGCCGAACCCCCCATGATCGAAATTCGTCGCTCCCAAGTATATTTACCCCATCTAGAACATTCTCGTCTCTTGATGGGATGGACTGGACCGGGATGCGATCGCCTAGAAGATGCCTTTGGATTAGACTTGATTTCTGTAATTCTTGCCGGAGGACGCTGTTCGCGGTTAGTGCGACAGCTGCGGGAAGAAGCGCAAATCGTCCTCGATATTAACAGTAATTTTTCCCTGCAACGAGATTCCAGTCTCTTTACCATCGGTGCTTGCCTATCTAGCTCACAAACCGCAGCAATTGAAGCTATTATCTGTGAACATCTCCAACATCTGCACGATCATCCCGTCCCCCCCGCAGAATTACACCGCACTCAACAGATATTAGCTAACGATTATATTTTCTCCACAGAAACCCCGGGCCAATTAGCCGGACTCTATGGATATTATCAAACCCTGAGAGCTGCCGACCTAGCAACGATCTATCCCCAAGTTATCCAAAGTTTGCAACCGTCAGATCTACAGCGTCTCGCTCGTCAGTATCTCTCCCCGGAGCGATATGCTATTACAATAATGCAACCCTGTGAATAA
- a CDS encoding NAD-dependent epimerase/dehydratase family protein yields the protein MAIVLVTGSAGLIGSESVRFFCDRGYTVVGIDNNMRQVFFGEDASTEWNRAKLSQDYGDKYIHHAVDIRDHEAIAAIFKTYSHDISLIIHTAAQPSHDWAAKDPYMDFSVNANGTLVLLENTRQQCPQAVFIFCSTNKVYGDRPNELPLVEKELRWEISENHSYFAQGIDELMSIDACKHSLFGASKVAADVLVQEYGRYFEMKTASFRGGCLTGPSHSGTQLHGFLSYLMKCTMTGKEYSIYGYKGKQVRDNIHSYDLVNAFYHFYQTPRVAEVYNIGGSRFSNCSMLEAIQECEAIADKKLNWQYVETNRIGDHIWWISDVSKFKNHYPDWQLTYTVTDILKEIFSQNVSRWT from the coding sequence ATGGCGATCGTTCTAGTAACTGGTTCTGCTGGTTTAATCGGTTCCGAATCAGTACGATTTTTTTGTGATCGGGGTTATACTGTCGTCGGTATCGATAATAATATGCGTCAGGTATTTTTTGGCGAAGACGCTTCAACGGAGTGGAATCGAGCCAAATTATCCCAAGATTACGGGGATAAATACATTCACCATGCTGTAGATATTCGCGATCATGAAGCTATTGCAGCTATATTTAAAACCTATAGTCATGATATATCCTTAATTATCCACACGGCGGCGCAACCTTCCCACGATTGGGCAGCTAAGGATCCCTATATGGATTTTAGTGTCAATGCTAACGGAACTTTAGTATTATTAGAAAATACTCGTCAACAATGTCCCCAAGCAGTATTTATTTTCTGTTCCACCAATAAAGTTTACGGGGATAGACCGAATGAATTGCCTTTAGTAGAAAAAGAATTACGTTGGGAAATCTCGGAAAATCATTCTTATTTTGCTCAAGGTATTGACGAGTTGATGAGTATTGATGCTTGTAAACATTCTTTGTTTGGTGCCTCGAAAGTGGCAGCGGATGTGTTGGTACAGGAATACGGGCGTTATTTTGAGATGAAAACTGCCTCTTTTCGTGGTGGTTGTTTAACCGGTCCAAGTCATTCGGGAACCCAATTACACGGGTTTTTATCCTACTTAATGAAATGTACGATGACTGGCAAAGAATACAGTATTTATGGCTATAAGGGTAAGCAGGTACGCGATAATATTCATAGTTACGATCTTGTCAATGCTTTCTATCATTTTTATCAGACTCCGCGAGTAGCAGAAGTTTATAATATCGGTGGTAGTCGCTTTAGTAATTGTTCCATGTTAGAAGCTATTCAAGAATGTGAAGCGATTGCAGATAAAAAGTTAAACTGGCAGTATGTAGAGACTAATCGTATTGGTGATCATATTTGGTGGATTTCTGATGTGAGTAAGTTTAAAAATCATTATCCTGATTGGCAGTTAACCTACACGGTAACAGATATTCTCAAAGAGATTTTTAGTCAAAACGTTAGCCGTTGGACTTAG